From the Clostridium sp. Marseille-P299 genome, one window contains:
- a CDS encoding cation diffusion facilitator family transporter: protein MAHNHGSHQGHNHSHGGDGNIGLAFFLNLSFTFIELIGGILTNSIAIMSDAVHDFGDSLSLALAWYFQKKSKKGSTNQYTYGYKRFSLLGAIITSTVLTVGSIYILTEAIPRLFSPQETNAGGMFILAVIGIAINGIAVLRTRKASSINERVVSLHLLEDVLGWAGVLIGSAVIYFTGLTIIDPILSIGIAIFVLFNVTKNIRQIMPILLQGTPAEIEQEHIIEDLKALEQIEDVHDLHIWSLDEEYNVLTMHVVLKTSMSMEELSQLKGEIRAILKEEEIRHATIEFEGPSESCDFDNCV, encoded by the coding sequence ATGGCACATAATCACGGGAGCCATCAGGGTCATAATCATTCACATGGCGGTGATGGTAATATCGGTTTAGCATTTTTTCTAAATCTTTCATTTACTTTTATTGAGCTTATCGGAGGAATTCTGACAAACAGTATTGCTATTATGTCAGATGCCGTGCATGACTTTGGAGACAGTTTGTCTCTTGCGCTTGCATGGTATTTTCAGAAAAAGTCCAAAAAAGGAAGCACGAATCAATACACGTACGGGTATAAGCGCTTCTCTTTATTAGGAGCAATTATTACCTCGACTGTATTGACTGTTGGGAGCATTTATATATTAACAGAAGCTATCCCTCGATTGTTTTCTCCGCAAGAAACCAATGCAGGCGGTATGTTTATACTTGCTGTAATTGGTATTGCCATCAACGGAATTGCTGTATTACGGACGCGAAAAGCAAGCTCAATCAATGAAAGGGTTGTGTCACTTCATCTGCTTGAGGATGTATTGGGGTGGGCTGGGGTGTTAATAGGGTCCGCAGTGATATATTTTACCGGGCTTACAATTATTGATCCCATTCTGTCTATTGGAATTGCCATCTTTGTATTGTTCAACGTAACAAAGAACATTAGGCAGATAATGCCAATTCTATTGCAGGGTACTCCGGCAGAGATTGAACAAGAACACATTATTGAAGATCTCAAAGCTCTGGAACAAATTGAAGATGTACATGATTTGCATATTTGGTCATTAGATGAAGAATATAATGTGCTTACGATGCATGTCGTGTTAAAGACATCAATGTCAATGGAAGAACTTTCCCAACTAAAGGGTGAAATACGTGCCATTCTGAAAGAAGAAGAAATACGACACGCGACAATAGAATTTGAAGGACCATCAGAATCATGTGATTTTGACAATTGCGTGTAA
- a CDS encoding ABC transporter ATP-binding protein yields the protein MVDKRLNILGIDKNSIKALLFLHTLDKTMIPLSILQSILSTAFPFVEIYFIARIIDLVLSGKLNELIPFIAMLIISNLVLGIFIDFVKTINQYKANKMEKNMIGVIQEKVMEIDFEMMEDPHMLKKISDAKYAMEYMGGYYSFIMYYIQLLESSLRVVTSISVIIGMCFSVSISGNPFVDFIASFPVSIGFLTGLTVINLYLSASMAKKMKRNDSEVFKQKTTVERRLNYFTDKVFLNYSTGKDIRIFHMSDLLIHYHHKNMKIAKDFYQKYYVDKQINYDTLSQFSDSIQSFFSYIIVIFKMLSGAITIGELSGYIGVISLFHASLVDIVKIRQKIKLQNEFTMAFYELLHMKSKANMGLTKKYSIKNVELAGFQFEFHHVSFKYNNSEQYTLKNISCKIHDRKKIAIVGKNGAGKTTLIKLLCRLYEPTEGYITLNGIDIREYDYHEYIDFISVVFQDYRLFALPIRENIAASKNPEDKKVLQSLKLSGLADKIEKLPNGLETNLYHYDEDGIEISGGEAQKIAIARAIYKDSPTIILDEPTSALDPASEYEIYQKFGALTQNKTTIYISHRMSSCIFCDHIIVVDKGEIIQQGSHDELLYDKENLYAKLYNAQAKYFTQGD from the coding sequence TTGGTTGATAAACGATTAAACATATTAGGAATTGATAAAAATAGTATAAAAGCTTTATTGTTCTTGCATACCCTTGATAAAACAATGATACCTTTATCTATTTTACAATCCATTCTCTCTACAGCATTTCCCTTTGTAGAGATATATTTTATTGCAAGAATAATAGATCTTGTATTGTCCGGCAAATTAAACGAACTGATACCGTTCATTGCAATGCTAATTATTAGTAACTTAGTTTTGGGTATATTCATTGATTTTGTTAAAACCATAAATCAATATAAAGCAAATAAAATGGAAAAGAACATGATTGGTGTAATTCAAGAAAAAGTTATGGAAATTGATTTTGAAATGATGGAAGACCCTCATATGTTAAAAAAAATCTCTGATGCGAAATATGCAATGGAGTATATGGGCGGATACTATTCTTTTATCATGTATTATATTCAATTACTTGAATCAAGTTTACGAGTGGTAACATCTATTTCTGTTATCATTGGCATGTGCTTTTCTGTATCCATTAGCGGTAACCCATTTGTTGACTTTATAGCTTCTTTTCCTGTATCTATAGGTTTTCTCACCGGTCTTACTGTTATAAATTTATATTTATCTGCATCGATGGCTAAGAAAATGAAAAGAAATGATTCAGAGGTATTTAAACAGAAAACAACAGTAGAAAGAAGATTAAATTATTTTACAGACAAAGTATTCCTCAACTATTCTACTGGAAAAGACATTCGTATCTTTCATATGTCAGATTTGTTAATTCATTATCATCACAAAAATATGAAGATAGCAAAAGATTTTTATCAGAAGTATTATGTTGATAAGCAAATAAATTATGACACATTAAGCCAGTTCAGTGATTCTATTCAATCTTTTTTTTCTTATATTATTGTTATATTTAAAATGCTATCCGGAGCTATTACAATTGGAGAGCTATCAGGTTACATAGGAGTTATCAGTTTATTTCATGCTTCGCTGGTAGACATCGTTAAAATACGACAGAAAATAAAGCTGCAAAATGAATTTACAATGGCTTTTTATGAACTTCTTCACATGAAAAGCAAGGCAAATATGGGTTTAACCAAGAAATACTCTATAAAAAATGTGGAGTTAGCAGGTTTTCAGTTTGAATTTCATCACGTATCCTTTAAGTATAATAATAGTGAACAGTATACTCTGAAAAATATATCATGTAAAATACATGATAGAAAGAAAATTGCCATTGTCGGAAAAAATGGTGCAGGTAAAACAACCTTAATTAAATTATTGTGCAGATTATATGAACCAACAGAAGGGTACATAACTTTAAATGGAATTGATATTAGAGAATATGATTATCATGAATATATTGATTTTATCTCCGTTGTATTTCAAGACTATCGCCTATTTGCTTTACCAATACGTGAAAATATAGCAGCTTCAAAGAACCCGGAAGATAAAAAAGTTTTACAATCATTAAAGCTTTCAGGGCTAGCAGATAAAATAGAAAAATTACCAAATGGCCTTGAAACCAATCTATATCACTATGATGAAGATGGTATCGAAATCAGTGGCGGAGAGGCCCAAAAAATTGCAATAGCAAGAGCCATCTATAAAGATTCTCCCACTATTATATTAGACGAACCAACATCTGCCCTTGACCCGGCAAGTGAATATGAGATTTATCAAAAATTTGGTGCATTAACTCAAAATAAAACAACTATATACATCTCACATAGAATGAGTAGTTGCATATTTTGCGACCATATTATAGTGGTTGATAAAGGTGAAATTATACAACAAGGAAGCCACGATGAATTGCTTTATGATAAAGAAAATTTGTATGCTAAGTTATATAATGCACAAGCAAAGTATTTTACTCAAGGAGATTGA
- a CDS encoding ABC transporter ATP-binding protein: MKMKKYSTFKNIVYTHKYILGTSLYKYIICATIIILSGIMATFLTTLLPAFVINILSLKKDYTDIFLVLSIYFIFMCAISIFSERFKSRIDNSISFTRMFKGLDYYKHIISTNYENIDSESGRNTIDAGIDSYFDGDHEGFQHILLDLRTLIQAVLGLIAYSVLTAYRVNIILPIILVIVSSCTIFVNMLSSKWVYNHKNNWTKIDTKLRYISTQTISSENAKDIRMYRMKVWLSDVYNTLINHRLSWSRKEAKLNQIVLIFERLLIAVKYIIIFIAIFYEVNNGLTAGDFVLTLGLMIGINQWTMDIFNSIKYLQSNNILVNSTRHCLEMDTDQNKVQKSENEKLTFTNKLRLNNISFSFPNGNKKIFDNFNLSIKKGEKVAIVGLNGAGKTTLVKLICGLYPPTSGEIYLDNTQINSVSNNDYTNLFSAIFQDFNVFALSLKENVACCMEDKIDINKVHSCLAKAGLSEKVNEFANGLDSMMLKELDEDGVVLSGGETQKLMLARCLYKDAKIIILDEPTAALDALAENELYEQYASLTKDKTSIFISHRLNSTKFCDRIVMLDQGRIIEEGTHNELMQNKGKYAELYSLQASYYKKEA, translated from the coding sequence ATGAAAATGAAAAAATACAGCACCTTTAAAAACATTGTATACACGCATAAATATATATTAGGAACTTCTTTGTACAAATATATAATCTGTGCAACCATAATAATCTTATCCGGTATTATGGCAACGTTTTTAACAACCCTTTTGCCGGCGTTTGTTATAAATATTTTATCATTAAAAAAAGATTACACTGATATTTTTTTAGTATTAAGCATCTATTTTATTTTCATGTGTGCTATCAGTATTTTTAGCGAGCGATTCAAAAGCCGTATAGACAATTCTATTAGTTTCACACGAATGTTTAAAGGATTGGATTATTACAAGCATATTATATCAACAAACTATGAAAATATAGATTCGGAGTCAGGACGAAACACAATTGATGCAGGAATTGATTCCTATTTTGATGGGGATCATGAGGGATTTCAGCATATACTTCTTGATTTGCGAACTCTTATACAAGCTGTTCTGGGACTGATTGCATACTCTGTGCTAACCGCATACCGAGTAAACATTATTTTACCTATTATTTTAGTAATTGTATCTTCTTGCACAATATTCGTAAATATGTTGAGTTCAAAATGGGTTTATAATCATAAAAATAATTGGACGAAGATTGATACTAAACTAAGATATATATCCACACAAACAATTTCATCTGAAAATGCAAAAGATATTAGAATGTATCGCATGAAAGTATGGCTTTCAGATGTTTACAATACCCTGATAAACCATCGCTTATCTTGGTCACGCAAAGAAGCTAAATTAAATCAAATCGTCTTGATTTTCGAAAGATTGCTGATAGCAGTGAAGTATATTATAATCTTCATTGCCATTTTTTATGAAGTAAATAATGGACTAACTGCGGGTGATTTCGTGCTCACTTTGGGGCTGATGATTGGCATCAATCAATGGACGATGGATATTTTCAATAGTATTAAGTATTTACAATCAAACAATATATTGGTAAATAGCACAAGGCATTGCCTAGAAATGGATACCGACCAAAATAAGGTTCAAAAAAGTGAAAATGAAAAACTAACATTTACAAATAAGTTGAGACTTAACAATATATCCTTTTCATTTCCCAACGGAAATAAGAAGATCTTTGATAATTTTAATTTATCAATTAAAAAGGGCGAAAAGGTTGCCATTGTTGGATTAAACGGAGCAGGGAAAACCACATTGGTAAAACTTATATGTGGCCTATATCCCCCTACATCCGGAGAAATATATTTGGACAATACTCAAATTAATAGCGTCTCAAATAATGACTATACCAATCTTTTTTCTGCAATTTTTCAAGACTTCAATGTTTTTGCACTTTCTCTCAAAGAAAATGTAGCATGTTGTATGGAAGATAAAATTGATATAAATAAAGTACATTCCTGCCTCGCCAAGGCGGGACTTTCAGAAAAAGTGAATGAATTTGCAAATGGATTAGACAGTATGATGCTAAAAGAACTGGATGAAGATGGTGTGGTGTTATCCGGTGGTGAAACTCAAAAGCTGATGTTAGCACGATGTCTTTATAAGGATGCAAAAATTATTATTTTAGACGAACCAACAGCAGCATTAGATGCTTTAGCTGAAAATGAGTTGTACGAACAGTATGCTTCCTTAACAAAAGATAAGACAAGCATATTTATTTCTCACAGACTGAACTCAACTAAATTTTGCGATAGAATTGTAATGCTTGATCAAGGGCGTATTATTGAAGAAGGGACTCATAATGAATTAATGCAGAATAAGGGGAAATATGCAGAACTATATAGTTTGCAGGCATCCTATTATAAAAAAGAGGCTTAA
- a CDS encoding helix-turn-helix domain-containing protein: MKDNQKHLTLSDRIIIELGLNAGKPFSIIAAQVNKDPSTISKEVRKHRTLKQHKSRNSLPRCIHYKTCNERHVCKDIVCYKTCNECSKCYNKCAKYTSKTCGRLDKPPYVCNACPSLVSCPYHRLIYVAKYSDDCYRELLSSSREGINQSPESMQKLDQLISPLILKGQSLAHIYAHHSGEILCSRRTLYKYISKNVFTVRNIDLPRKVKYKIRKSHTSKVSVNREYCLNRTYSNFTELIQHHTDLSVVEMDTVEGQKGENVLLTLLFRKSSLYYIRVEILSLFLFFVMMRLIG, translated from the coding sequence ATGAAAGATAACCAAAAACATTTAACACTAAGTGATCGTATTATTATTGAACTAGGATTAAACGCTGGAAAGCCCTTCTCTATTATTGCAGCACAGGTGAACAAAGATCCCTCCACCATTTCAAAAGAAGTAAGAAAACATAGGACTTTAAAGCAGCATAAATCACGTAATTCATTACCACGATGCATACATTACAAAACTTGTAATGAAAGACATGTATGCAAAGATATAGTATGTTACAAAACTTGTAATGAATGTTCCAAGTGTTATAACAAATGTGCTAAATATACGTCAAAAACATGTGGTAGATTAGATAAGCCACCTTATGTATGTAACGCATGTCCTAGTCTTGTAAGTTGTCCTTATCATCGATTAATATATGTAGCCAAATACTCTGATGATTGCTACCGAGAGCTCCTATCGTCCTCTAGGGAAGGTATAAATCAATCACCTGAAAGTATGCAAAAGTTAGATCAATTAATATCACCACTTATATTAAAAGGACAATCTCTAGCGCACATTTATGCCCATCATTCTGGCGAGATTCTTTGTTCTCGTCGAACCCTTTACAAATACATAAGTAAGAATGTTTTTACTGTGAGAAACATTGATCTCCCAAGAAAGGTAAAATATAAAATCAGAAAGTCTCATACATCTAAGGTTTCTGTAAATAGGGAGTATTGTTTAAACCGAACATATAGTAATTTCACAGAGTTGATCCAGCACCATACTGACTTATCTGTGGTCGAAATGGATACCGTAGAGGGACAAAAAGGTGAAAATGTTTTATTAACACTCTTGTTTAGAAAATCTAGTTTGTACTATATAAGAGTAGAGATTTTGTCTCTATTCTTATTTTTTGTTATGATGAGATTGATTGGCTGA
- a CDS encoding IS110 family transposase produces MIAVGIDVSKSKSTIAVLSSTGEIILKPSEIHHNEYDLGQFIAMLKSHNDEIRIVMEATGHYHYPILKQLLAANLFVSLVNPYLMKKYGDNEIRKGKTDKKDAMRIAKYALEKAYFLTPYTGIDEKYNDLKFLSRQYNQNVSMKVKARVQLSNLLDEIMPGIQSILTSNTYDPDDNLLYRFIEKYESFDTIKAMTEKRFISSYVKFAYKSGARNPQMKALKIYETATKSITTRGVNTSTLVAVKNALLLLKQTETSSNAILSQMQSIASTLPEYPVVRAMNGVGDKLAPRLIAEIGDVRRFKNARALNAYAGNDAPPFQSGQYESLNRHISKRGSASLRKAGYEVMQSLKLHKPENDAVYLFMIKKEGEGKPKNVAKMAGVNKFLHIYYARVTEIYR; encoded by the coding sequence ATGATTGCAGTGGGTATTGATGTATCAAAATCTAAAAGTACTATTGCAGTTCTAAGTTCCACAGGAGAAATTATTCTTAAACCGTCCGAAATTCACCATAATGAATATGATCTAGGTCAATTCATTGCTATGCTGAAAAGTCATAATGATGAGATTCGTATAGTGATGGAAGCAACAGGTCATTATCACTATCCCATTCTCAAACAGCTTCTTGCTGCCAATTTATTTGTTTCTCTAGTTAATCCTTATCTCATGAAAAAGTATGGAGATAATGAGATTCGCAAAGGTAAAACTGATAAAAAAGATGCTATGCGAATCGCAAAATATGCTTTAGAAAAAGCTTATTTCCTTACTCCTTATACTGGAATCGATGAGAAATATAATGACTTAAAATTTCTTTCTCGGCAGTATAACCAAAACGTTTCAATGAAAGTAAAAGCAAGAGTTCAACTTTCTAATTTACTCGATGAAATAATGCCAGGTATTCAATCGATTCTCACATCAAACACGTACGATCCAGACGACAATCTTCTTTATCGTTTTATAGAAAAATACGAAAGCTTTGATACTATAAAAGCAATGACTGAGAAGCGCTTTATTTCATCTTATGTCAAATTCGCTTACAAAAGCGGAGCAAGAAACCCTCAAATGAAAGCCCTTAAAATTTATGAAACTGCCACCAAAAGCATTACTACTAGAGGCGTTAATACAAGTACTTTAGTTGCTGTTAAAAATGCTTTACTCTTACTAAAGCAAACAGAAACTTCATCTAATGCTATACTAAGTCAAATGCAATCAATAGCCTCTACATTGCCAGAATACCCAGTTGTAAGGGCTATGAATGGAGTAGGTGATAAACTAGCTCCACGCTTGATTGCTGAAATCGGGGATGTTCGCCGATTTAAAAATGCACGTGCTCTCAATGCCTATGCGGGGAATGATGCTCCACCGTTTCAATCTGGTCAATATGAAAGCCTTAACCGGCACATATCTAAAAGAGGTTCAGCAAGCCTACGAAAAGCGGGTTATGAGGTCATGCAATCCCTAAAGTTACATAAACCCGAAAATGATGCTGTTTATCTCTTTATGATTAAAAAAGAAGGTGAAGGTAAGCCAAAAAATGTAGCCAAAATGGCAGGGGTAAATAAATTTTTACATATCTACTATGCTCGTGTAACAGAAATCTATAGATAA